AGGTTTATAGTTTAGGACTAAAAAATTCTCATTTTGTTACAGCTTCAGGATTACCTGCTCCAAATCAGTATACCACTCCTTATGAATTGGCTATTATATTTTATGAAGCTTTAAAATATCCTTTAATAAAAGAGATTATAAGCACTCCAGTTAAAGTAATAACTTCAGAAACAGGAAGAACTTTAATAATTAAAAACACAAATAAACTTTTAGATGATTCTGAACCAGAAATTAATATTATTGGAGGAAAAACTGGTTTTACCCGGGCATCTAAACATTGCTTAGTAAATGGAGCTTATGTAGAGGATAGATTGATTATAACTTCGGTATTAGGCTCCCCAAATAGAGAATCTCTTTGGAGGGATTCCAAAAATCTTATAAATTTTGCTAAAATGGTTTTAAATCATAAAATATCTCCTGTATATATTACTACAGTAGTAAATACTAATGTTTTGGCAAATGAAAATTTCAAAAAGCCTTACTCAAGAATTTACAAAAAAGCTAAATTAGGTTATAATGAATATGCTAAGAAGAAAGGTTCTAAAAAGATGATAGTAAAAAGGATAAGCTCTAAAAAGATACTAACTAAGAAGGATTCTAAAAAGACATTTGTTAAGTCTAAAAAATCTTCTATAGCGAAAAATATCAAAATTAAACATACTAAATCTTAAAAAATTTTTGGAGTCTAATTTATGCATATTGCAGTAATTGGTGCTGGATATGTGGGTTTAGTATCAGGTGCCTGCCTTGCAGATTTTGGAATGAAAGTTATTTGCGTAGATAAGGATGTTGAGAAAATTGAAAAATTAAAAAAAGGAGAGGTACCCTTTTATGAAC
The window above is part of the Thermodesulfobacterium geofontis OPF15 genome. Proteins encoded here:
- a CDS encoding D-alanyl-D-alanine carboxypeptidase family protein, with amino-acid sequence MKKLLFIFIVFFLFLIFVNFNLSKANTPDFYPEVNAICAVAIDGKTGKILYAKNPHLKIPPASTVKLVTAMVVLDRLSLSEKIRISKNAEQTPSVAPKLYEGEVYTVKDLLYLLLMKSSNQAAVALAEAVAGSEENFSVLMNKKVYSLGLKNSHFVTASGLPAPNQYTTPYELAIIFYEALKYPLIKEIISTPVKVITSETGRTLIIKNTNKLLDDSEPEINIIGGKTGFTRASKHCLVNGAYVEDRLIITSVLGSPNRESLWRDSKNLINFAKMVLNHKISPVYITTVVNTNVLANENFKKPYSRIYKKAKLGYNEYAKKKGSKKMIVKRISSKKILTKKDSKKTFVKSKKSSIAKNIKIKHTKS